A genomic window from Litoreibacter janthinus includes:
- a CDS encoding GcrA family cell cycle regulator, translating into MSWTDERVEVLKKMWGEGKSASQIAKELGGVTRNAVIGKVHRLGLSNRSGGASPAKAATAAKAKPAAKAKPAEKPKPAAAASETEAKPAPAPVNRAVGRPKLVVTAGQPLPPQPSANEISPEALASVREVEKKAKRLSVMELTEKTCKWPVGDPATEDFWFCGLPSQQGKPYCEAHVGVAFQPMSARRDRRR; encoded by the coding sequence ATGTCATGGACTGATGAACGCGTCGAAGTTTTGAAGAAAATGTGGGGCGAAGGGAAATCCGCCTCGCAGATCGCCAAGGAATTGGGCGGCGTGACCCGCAATGCCGTGATCGGCAAAGTGCACCGTCTTGGCCTGTCAAACCGCTCCGGCGGCGCAAGCCCTGCCAAGGCAGCAACAGCGGCAAAAGCCAAACCCGCGGCCAAGGCCAAACCTGCCGAGAAGCCGAAACCGGCAGCAGCAGCCTCGGAGACTGAGGCGAAGCCAGCCCCTGCTCCGGTCAATAGGGCCGTCGGCCGCCCGAAATTGGTGGTCACCGCGGGCCAACCCCTACCTCCGCAGCCTTCCGCAAACGAGATCAGCCCAGAAGCACTGGCTTCCGTGCGCGAAGTCGAGAAAAAGGCAAAGCGCCTGTCGGTGATGGAACTGACCGAAAAGACCTGCAAATGGCCTGTCGGTGATCCGGCAACCGAAGACTTCTGGTTCTGCGGCCTGCCATCCCAGCAGGGTAAACCTTATTGCGAGGCGCATGTCGGCGTGGCGTTCCAACCTATGTCCGCACGCCGCGATCGCCGACGCTAA